Proteins from a single region of Ensifer adhaerens:
- a CDS encoding FAD-dependent monooxygenase: MSRPVAIIGAGIGGLTAALCLARRGFEVDIIERATALNEVGAGLQLSPNASRILIELGLLAELEGYWSEPERIGLVDGVSLSPLASVSAGAFARRRWHAPYAVMHRASLQKVLLAAVEAEPRCRLQLGCHIDNPDEQTIIRLTGRRPDIIVGADGIWSRLRNGVPGAGHVRFSGNVAWRMTLARDTAAGILKPNQVTAFLGPRAHLVAYPLREVDGFNLVAIIEGKETDAVWVGKDSGKRRQDCLNAFSGWNADIRSLLDKAAAPTYWPLCTVDDGAWQDGRKTVLIGDAAHAMTPFAAQGAAMAIEDAFELSDCLAAAIDISQALAAFEAKRRPRIARVRRRAAFNHFAYHARGPLRLGRDIVLKLKGPDALAADLDWLYGYGAQR; encoded by the coding sequence ATGTCGCGCCCCGTCGCGATCATCGGCGCCGGCATCGGCGGGCTTACCGCTGCGCTTTGTCTTGCGCGGCGCGGTTTCGAAGTCGACATCATAGAACGGGCAACGGCGCTGAACGAAGTCGGCGCCGGTCTGCAGTTGTCGCCGAACGCCTCACGCATCCTCATCGAACTCGGCCTGCTTGCGGAACTCGAAGGCTACTGGAGCGAGCCGGAGCGTATCGGCCTGGTGGACGGCGTATCCTTGAGCCCTCTTGCCAGCGTATCGGCCGGCGCTTTCGCTCGTCGGCGCTGGCACGCGCCCTATGCCGTCATGCACCGCGCGAGCCTGCAGAAAGTGCTGCTTGCCGCCGTGGAGGCAGAGCCGCGCTGCCGCCTGCAACTCGGATGCCATATCGACAATCCTGATGAGCAGACCATCATAAGACTGACGGGACGGCGTCCGGACATCATCGTCGGCGCCGACGGGATCTGGTCGCGATTGCGCAACGGCGTCCCCGGCGCCGGTCACGTACGGTTTTCAGGCAACGTTGCCTGGCGCATGACGCTTGCGCGCGACACGGCGGCCGGCATTCTCAAGCCGAACCAGGTCACGGCGTTCCTCGGCCCTCGCGCCCATCTCGTGGCCTACCCGTTGCGGGAAGTTGACGGCTTCAATCTCGTCGCCATCATCGAGGGCAAGGAGACCGACGCCGTCTGGGTCGGCAAGGATTCGGGCAAGCGGCGCCAGGACTGCCTGAATGCCTTCTCAGGTTGGAATGCGGACATCCGCTCGCTGCTCGACAAGGCTGCCGCCCCCACCTACTGGCCATTGTGCACAGTCGACGACGGCGCCTGGCAAGACGGGCGAAAGACCGTGCTGATCGGCGACGCGGCCCATGCGATGACGCCCTTTGCAGCGCAGGGCGCGGCCATGGCGATCGAGGACGCCTTCGAACTTTCCGACTGCCTGGCGGCCGCCATCGATATCTCCCAGGCGCTGGCTGCATTCGAAGCGAAGCGTCGACCACGCATTGCCCGGGTCCGCCGTCGCGCGGCGTTCAATCACTTTGCCTACCACGCACGGGGGCCCTTGCGCCTGGGCCGCGACATCGTCCTGAAACTCAAGGGGCCGGATGCGCTCGCCGCAGACCTTGACTGGCTCTACGGCTACGGCGCCCAGCGCTGA
- a CDS encoding zinc-finger domain-containing protein — MAGHSIPHFQNDGGHQAIEIGVKEFMCTGASVPYDHPHIFIDMGDDNEKVCSYCSTLYRYNPKLKATETNPPGCLFAHKAA, encoded by the coding sequence ATGGCCGGCCACAGCATCCCGCACTTCCAGAACGACGGCGGACATCAGGCAATCGAAATCGGCGTCAAGGAATTCATGTGCACCGGCGCGTCCGTTCCGTACGATCACCCGCACATCTTCATCGACATGGGTGACGACAACGAGAAAGTCTGCTCCTACTGCTCCACGCTTTATCGCTACAATCCGAAGCTGAAGGCGACGGAAACCAACCCGCCCGGCTGCCTCTTCGCCCACAAAGCCGCCTGA
- a CDS encoding alpha/beta fold hydrolase, translating into MDLNPPRFSRFTHEGLEIAFFDEGDPAGTPILLIHGFASSANVNWVFPGWLKTLGDAGYRVIALDNRGHGKSSKPYDPALYHPQQMAGDAAALLRHLGIAEAHVMGYSMGARIAAFLALAHPDRVRSLVFGGLGIGMVTGVGDWDPIADALVAPSLDVVTHARGRMFRAFADQTKSDRQALAACISTSRDLLTPEDMGRIDAPTLIGVGTADDIAGSPQELAALMPNARALDIPGRDHMLAVGDRVFKKAVLEFLEEVGHA; encoded by the coding sequence ATGGATCTCAATCCGCCGCGGTTTTCCCGCTTTACCCATGAAGGTCTGGAGATCGCCTTCTTCGACGAAGGCGATCCGGCAGGCACACCCATTCTCCTCATTCACGGGTTTGCCTCGAGCGCCAACGTCAACTGGGTTTTCCCGGGCTGGCTGAAGACTCTGGGCGATGCCGGCTACCGCGTGATCGCGCTCGACAATCGCGGGCATGGCAAGAGCAGCAAGCCCTACGATCCGGCTTTGTACCACCCGCAGCAGATGGCCGGCGATGCGGCAGCACTTCTCAGGCATCTCGGCATCGCCGAAGCGCACGTGATGGGTTACTCCATGGGCGCGCGCATCGCGGCCTTCCTGGCGCTAGCACATCCCGACCGGGTACGCTCTCTTGTCTTCGGCGGTCTCGGCATCGGCATGGTGACGGGGGTGGGGGATTGGGACCCGATCGCCGATGCTCTGGTGGCGCCTTCCCTCGACGTCGTGACCCATGCGCGTGGTCGCATGTTCCGCGCCTTTGCCGACCAGACCAAGAGCGACAGGCAGGCACTTGCGGCCTGCATTTCGACCTCGCGCGATCTGCTGACACCTGAGGATATGGGGCGCATCGACGCGCCGACCCTGATCGGTGTCGGGACAGCGGATGATATCGCCGGCTCGCCGCAGGAGCTGGCGGCGTTGATGCCCAACGCGCGCGCGCTTGATATTCCGGGCAGGGATCATATGCTCGCCGTGGGTGACCGGGTATTCAAGAAGGCCGTGCTCGAGTTCCTCGAGGAAGTGGGGCACGCCTAG
- the cysE gene encoding serine O-acetyltransferase codes for MVAKTELRQTEALKVMDPIWNSLREEARVAAEQDPMLAAFLYSTVVNQHSLEESVIYRICERLDHPDLQANLLRQTFSEMLEDWPEWGTILRVDIQAVYDRDPACTRFIEPVLYFKGFHAIQTHRLAHWLLKRGRKDFAFYLQSRASSVFQTDINPAARIGRGIFLDHATGLVVGETAVIGDNVSILHGVTLGGTGKEGSDRHPKIADGVLIGAGAKILGNIHIGHCSRIAAGSVVLKPVPPKSTVAGVPAKVVGEAGCSEPSRQMDQILSSFDI; via the coding sequence ATGGTCGCCAAGACCGAACTTCGCCAGACGGAAGCGTTGAAGGTGATGGACCCGATCTGGAACAGCCTGCGTGAGGAAGCCCGTGTGGCAGCCGAGCAGGATCCGATGCTTGCGGCCTTCCTCTATTCGACGGTGGTCAATCAGCACTCTCTCGAAGAAAGCGTGATCTATCGCATCTGCGAGAGGCTCGATCACCCCGACCTTCAGGCGAACCTCTTGCGGCAGACCTTCTCGGAGATGCTTGAGGATTGGCCGGAATGGGGAACCATTCTGCGCGTCGACATCCAGGCGGTCTATGACCGCGATCCTGCCTGCACCCGCTTCATCGAGCCCGTGCTCTATTTCAAGGGCTTCCATGCCATCCAGACGCACCGGCTGGCCCATTGGCTGCTAAAGCGCGGCCGCAAGGACTTTGCGTTCTATCTGCAGAGCCGCGCATCGAGCGTCTTCCAGACGGATATCAACCCGGCTGCCCGCATCGGTCGTGGCATCTTCCTTGATCACGCCACCGGTCTTGTCGTCGGCGAGACGGCCGTGATCGGTGACAATGTTTCCATTCTGCACGGCGTGACGCTTGGCGGCACAGGCAAGGAAGGCAGCGATCGCCATCCGAAGATCGCCGATGGCGTACTGATCGGCGCCGGTGCCAAGATCCTCGGCAACATCCATATCGGCCACTGCTCGCGTATCGCTGCCGGTTCGGTCGTTTTGAAACCGGTGCCGCCGAAGTCGACGGTCGCAGGCGTGCCGGCAAAGGTGGTAGGTGAGGCCGGTTGCTCCGAGCCCTCGCGTCAGATGGACCAGATCCTGAGCAGCTTCGATATCTGA
- a CDS encoding DUF3126 family protein, with amino-acid sequence MKPEEIRKLEAYFKRTFNQQMVVKARPKKDESAEVYLGDEFLGVVFRDEEDGELSYNFSMAILDIDL; translated from the coding sequence TTGAAGCCCGAAGAAATCCGCAAGCTTGAAGCCTACTTCAAGCGCACCTTCAACCAGCAGATGGTCGTCAAGGCTCGCCCGAAGAAGGACGAGTCCGCTGAAGTCTATCTCGGTGACGAGTTCCTCGGTGTCGTTTTCCGCGATGAGGAAGATGGCGAGCTTTCCTACAACTTCTCCATGGCGATCCTCGACATCGACCTCTAA
- a CDS encoding phasin family protein, giving the protein MFNFDDANKKSKEAIDVAVKSYSAWTKGLQAIATEAADYSKKSFEDGVAHVEKLSGIKSVEAAFELQTNFIKASYEGFVAEATKIGEMYADLAKDAYKPYEAPVAKATAAVKAAAAAA; this is encoded by the coding sequence ATGTTCAACTTCGATGATGCAAACAAGAAGAGCAAAGAAGCCATTGACGTGGCTGTAAAGAGCTATTCCGCTTGGACCAAGGGTCTCCAGGCTATCGCGACTGAAGCTGCAGACTATTCCAAGAAGTCCTTTGAAGATGGCGTTGCGCACGTCGAGAAGCTGTCCGGCATCAAGAGTGTCGAAGCTGCTTTCGAACTGCAGACCAATTTCATCAAGGCGAGCTACGAAGGCTTCGTCGCCGAGGCTACGAAGATCGGCGAAATGTACGCTGATCTCGCCAAGGACGCTTACAAGCCCTACGAGGCGCCCGTTGCCAAGGCAACGGCAGCAGTCAAGGCCGCCGCTGCCGCCGCCTGA
- the clpS gene encoding ATP-dependent Clp protease adapter ClpS, whose protein sequence is MIAMPVRMQQGSDDEGNGNNRSTSVITRTKPKTKKPSLYRVLLLNDDYTPMEFVIHILERFFQKNPEEATRIMLHVHNHGVGECGVFTYEVAETKVTQVMDFARQHQHPLQCVMEKK, encoded by the coding sequence ATGATCGCCATGCCGGTCCGGATGCAGCAAGGTAGCGATGACGAGGGAAACGGCAACAACCGCAGCACGTCCGTCATCACGCGTACCAAGCCGAAGACCAAAAAGCCGAGTTTGTATCGTGTTCTGCTTTTGAATGACGATTACACGCCGATGGAGTTTGTCATCCACATTCTGGAGCGCTTCTTTCAGAAGAACCCGGAAGAGGCGACCCGCATCATGCTTCACGTCCACAATCATGGCGTGGGAGAATGCGGCGTCTTCACCTATGAGGTCGCCGAAACCAAGGTGACGCAGGTGATGGATTTTGCCCGGCAGCATCAGCATCCGTTGCAATGCGTCATGGAAAAGAAATGA
- the clpA gene encoding ATP-dependent Clp protease ATP-binding subunit ClpA has translation MPTFSPSLEKALHQALTFANERHHEYATLEHLLLALIDDADAAAVMGACNVNLETLRKTVTDYVDNELSNLVTGYDEDSKPTAGFQRVIQRAVIHVQSSGREEVTGANVLVAIFAERESHAAYFLQEQEMTRYDAVNFISHGIGKRPGSSESRPVRGTDDHESEQKPSRDTEESGAKKQQDALTAYCVNLNEKAKSGKIDPLIGRHAEVNRTIQVLCRRSKNNPLYVGDPGVGKTAIAEGLAKRIIEKKVPEALQDATIFSLDMGTLLAGTRYRGDFEERLKQVVKELEDYPGAVLFIDEIHTVIGAGATSGGAMDASNLLKPALSSGAIRCIGSTTYKEYRQFFEKDRALVRRFQKIDVNEPTIADAIEIMKGLKPYFEEYHHLKYSNEAIKAAVELSARYINDRKLPDKAIDVIDESGAAQMLLPASKRRKLITEKEIEATIATMARIPPKTVSKDDEAVLANLEKELRSVVYGQDLAIEALASSIKLARAGLREPNKPIGCYVFSGPTGVGKTEVAKQLATSLGVELLRFDMSEYMERHTVSRLLGAPPGYVGFDQGGLLTDGVDQHPHCVLLLDEIEKAHPDLFNILLQVMDHGSLTDHNGKKIDFRNVILIMTTNAGASEMARAAIGFGSSKRTGEDEEALNRLFTPEFRNRLDAVIPFASLPTPVIHQVVQKFVMQLETQLAERNVTFDLAPEAIAWLAEKGYDEKMGARPLARVIQENIKKPLADEILFGKLKKGGVVRVSIGTKADGTKGLLLDAVPETTPIRPKAEVSRPAMKAAKPKKAEDKEEVGAEPAPKSKPKKAAAKASSDGEAGAGDAAPRKGRTVPKVPRKK, from the coding sequence GTGCCAACATTTTCGCCCAGTCTCGAAAAGGCGCTACACCAGGCACTGACTTTTGCCAACGAGCGCCACCATGAATACGCCACGCTCGAGCATCTGCTTCTGGCATTGATCGATGATGCCGACGCGGCGGCCGTGATGGGCGCCTGCAACGTCAATCTCGAGACGCTGCGCAAGACCGTGACGGATTATGTCGACAACGAGCTTTCCAATCTCGTGACCGGCTACGACGAAGATTCCAAGCCGACGGCTGGTTTCCAGCGTGTCATCCAGCGCGCGGTCATCCATGTCCAGTCGTCCGGGCGCGAGGAAGTGACCGGCGCCAATGTGCTGGTTGCCATCTTCGCCGAGCGCGAAAGCCATGCCGCTTATTTCCTGCAGGAACAGGAGATGACGCGCTACGACGCCGTCAACTTCATTTCGCACGGCATCGGCAAGCGCCCCGGCAGCTCCGAGTCCCGGCCGGTGCGTGGCACCGATGATCACGAATCCGAGCAGAAGCCTTCGCGCGACACCGAGGAAAGTGGCGCCAAGAAGCAGCAGGACGCGCTCACGGCCTATTGCGTCAACCTCAACGAAAAGGCGAAGTCCGGTAAGATCGACCCGCTGATCGGGCGCCACGCGGAGGTGAACCGGACCATCCAGGTGCTCTGCCGCCGCTCGAAGAACAACCCGCTCTATGTCGGCGACCCCGGCGTCGGCAAGACGGCGATCGCCGAAGGTCTTGCCAAGCGGATCATCGAAAAGAAGGTGCCGGAAGCACTGCAGGATGCGACGATCTTCTCGCTGGATATGGGCACGCTTCTCGCCGGCACGCGCTATCGCGGCGATTTCGAAGAGCGCCTGAAGCAGGTCGTCAAGGAGCTTGAGGACTATCCGGGCGCCGTGCTCTTCATCGACGAGATCCATACGGTGATTGGCGCTGGGGCCACCTCCGGTGGCGCCATGGATGCGTCCAACCTGCTGAAGCCGGCGCTCTCCTCCGGTGCGATCCGCTGCATCGGTTCGACCACCTACAAGGAATACCGCCAGTTCTTCGAGAAAGACCGGGCGCTGGTTCGACGCTTCCAGAAGATCGACGTGAACGAGCCGACGATTGCCGACGCGATCGAGATCATGAAGGGGTTGAAGCCTTACTTCGAGGAATATCACCACCTGAAATACTCGAACGAGGCGATCAAGGCAGCCGTCGAGCTTTCGGCCCGCTATATCAACGACCGGAAGCTGCCTGACAAGGCGATCGACGTGATCGACGAATCCGGTGCGGCTCAGATGCTGTTGCCGGCAAGCAAGCGCCGCAAGCTGATCACCGAAAAGGAGATCGAGGCGACGATCGCGACGATGGCGCGCATCCCGCCGAAGACCGTTTCGAAGGACGACGAGGCCGTTCTCGCCAATCTCGAAAAGGAACTCCGGTCGGTCGTCTATGGCCAGGACCTGGCGATCGAAGCGCTTGCGTCTTCGATCAAGCTGGCGCGTGCCGGCCTGCGGGAACCGAACAAGCCGATCGGCTGCTACGTCTTCTCCGGCCCGACCGGCGTCGGCAAGACGGAAGTCGCCAAGCAGCTTGCGACGTCGCTCGGTGTCGAGCTCCTGCGCTTCGACATGTCGGAATACATGGAGCGGCACACGGTTTCGCGTCTGCTCGGTGCACCTCCGGGCTATGTCGGCTTCGACCAGGGCGGCCTCCTGACCGATGGCGTCGACCAGCATCCACATTGCGTGCTGCTGCTGGACGAGATCGAGAAGGCGCATCCGGACCTGTTCAACATCCTGTTGCAGGTCATGGATCATGGCTCCTTGACGGATCACAACGGCAAGAAGATCGACTTCCGCAACGTCATCCTGATCATGACGACCAATGCCGGCGCATCGGAAATGGCCCGGGCCGCCATCGGCTTTGGTTCATCCAAGCGTACGGGCGAAGACGAAGAGGCGCTGAACCGCCTGTTCACACCGGAGTTCCGCAACCGTCTGGACGCGGTCATTCCCTTCGCTTCGCTGCCGACCCCGGTCATCCATCAGGTGGTGCAGAAGTTCGTCATGCAACTGGAGACCCAGCTCGCCGAGCGCAATGTCACCTTCGACCTCGCGCCCGAAGCAATCGCCTGGCTCGCCGAGAAGGGCTACGACGAGAAGATGGGCGCGCGGCCGCTCGCCCGCGTCATCCAGGAAAACATCAAGAAGCCGCTCGCCGATGAAATCCTCTTCGGCAAGCTGAAGAAGGGCGGTGTCGTCAGGGTGTCGATCGGCACCAAGGCCGATGGCACCAAGGGTCTGCTGCTTGACGCTGTTCCGGAAACGACGCCGATCAGACCGAAGGCGGAGGTTTCGCGCCCAGCAATGAAGGCGGCCAAACCGAAGAAGGCCGAGGACAAGGAAGAAGTGGGCGCCGAGCCTGCACCGAAGTCCAAGCCGAAGAAGGCAGCCGCCAAGGCATCCTCCGACGGCGAGGCCGGGGCAGGCGACGCGGCTCCGAGAAAGGGTCGCACGGTGCCGAAGGTGCCGCGCAAGAAGTAG
- a CDS encoding AzlC family ABC transporter permease — MDREEDEQSSLAWFGRGMRGIFSLPAFILMLSFVGFCSLTAQAGIPVQQVVFMVGMVWALPAKVILVSSMMSGANLAAAFLAVSLSSVRLMPMVAALVPELRTSRTPTWLLLFLSHFVAITAWVFAMEKVPKVPRERRVAFFAGFGITLVAANMLLVAVVYHFVADFPPIVAGCLFFLTPVYFLASIWHSARHPVVYVALLFGLVGGPLFYWLFPEFDILLAGLVGGTLAWLLERLWRLRKEVSA; from the coding sequence ATGGATAGGGAAGAAGACGAGCAATCATCGCTCGCCTGGTTCGGGAGAGGTATGCGCGGCATCTTCAGCCTGCCGGCCTTCATCCTCATGCTGTCCTTCGTTGGCTTCTGTTCGCTGACTGCGCAAGCTGGGATTCCGGTGCAACAGGTCGTCTTCATGGTCGGCATGGTCTGGGCGCTTCCGGCGAAAGTCATTCTTGTCAGTTCGATGATGAGCGGCGCGAACCTGGCGGCCGCCTTCCTGGCCGTTTCGCTGTCTTCCGTCCGGCTGATGCCGATGGTTGCGGCGCTCGTCCCGGAACTGCGCACATCGCGAACGCCGACGTGGCTGCTCCTTTTCCTGTCGCATTTCGTCGCCATCACCGCCTGGGTGTTCGCGATGGAGAAGGTGCCGAAGGTCCCGCGTGAGCGGCGCGTCGCTTTCTTTGCCGGCTTCGGCATCACGCTGGTCGCGGCGAACATGCTGCTGGTCGCCGTCGTCTACCATTTCGTCGCGGACTTCCCGCCAATCGTCGCCGGCTGCCTTTTCTTCCTGACGCCCGTCTATTTTCTCGCATCGATCTGGCATTCGGCGCGCCACCCCGTCGTCTACGTGGCGCTGCTGTTCGGCCTTGTCGGCGGGCCGCTGTTCTATTGGCTGTTTCCGGAATTCGACATCCTGCTTGCCGGCCTGGTTGGCGGCACGCTCGCCTGGCTGCTCGAGCGCCTCTGGCGCCTGCGCAAGGAGGTCAGCGCATGA
- a CDS encoding AzlD domain-containing protein, which translates to MSWHDGWWAYAFIAIAGWLATDIWRWLGVIAGNKLRDDSEALNWVRAVATALVAAVIAKLILYPTGVLEQSPLWLRVGSVALGAVAFFLLGRKPAIGIATAIAGLALGLWWLGF; encoded by the coding sequence ATGAGTTGGCATGACGGTTGGTGGGCCTATGCCTTCATCGCGATCGCCGGCTGGCTGGCAACCGACATCTGGCGCTGGCTGGGCGTCATTGCCGGCAACAAGCTGCGGGATGATTCCGAGGCGCTGAACTGGGTGAGAGCAGTCGCGACCGCCCTTGTCGCCGCGGTCATCGCAAAGCTCATCCTCTATCCGACGGGTGTGCTCGAACAATCCCCGCTCTGGCTGCGTGTGGGGTCCGTTGCACTCGGGGCTGTCGCTTTCTTTCTACTGGGACGAAAGCCGGCGATCGGAATAGCGACCGCCATCGCAGGGCTCGCATTGGGGCTCTGGTGGCTGGGCTTTTAG
- a CDS encoding HIT family protein — MSYDDNNIFAKILRGEIPSHRVYEDDATIAFMDVMPQAEGHLLVVPKAPSRNLLDADPATLPALVATVQKLAVAAKEAFDADGVTVMQFNEAPAGQSVFHLHFHVIPRRAGVPLKPHSGTMEDGAVLAANAEKVRQAL; from the coding sequence ATGAGCTACGACGACAACAACATCTTCGCCAAGATCCTGCGCGGCGAAATTCCCTCGCACCGCGTTTACGAGGATGACGCGACGATCGCGTTCATGGATGTCATGCCGCAGGCAGAAGGCCACTTGCTCGTCGTTCCGAAGGCGCCCTCGCGCAACTTGCTCGATGCCGATCCGGCGACGCTGCCGGCGTTGGTCGCCACCGTACAGAAACTGGCGGTCGCAGCGAAAGAGGCCTTCGACGCCGATGGCGTGACGGTCATGCAGTTCAACGAGGCACCGGCCGGACAGTCTGTCTTCCACCTGCACTTCCACGTCATTCCGCGGCGCGCAGGCGTGCCGCTGAAGCCGCATTCCGGAACGATGGAAGATGGCGCAGTGCTCGCGGCCAATGCCGAAAAGGTTCGGCAGGCGCTGTAG
- a CDS encoding GNAT family N-acetyltransferase has protein sequence MSDAVTIRIAQSFADVPAARWNVLAGASKAHPGGVYNPFLSHAYLSALEESGSATAKTGWLGQHLLLEGADGHLRGGLVCYLKNHSQGEYVFDHGWADAFERAGGHYYPKLQSSIPFTPATGPRLLAAPGENQGAVQDALAAGLKELARRHDVSSAHVTFVPEAEMPALERAGFLHRTDQQFHFTNEGYGSHADFLETLASRKRKALKKERRAALENGISIDWLTGSDLTEAIWDQFFAFYMDTGGRKWGRPYLTRAFYSLIGERMADDILLVMARRDGRYIAGAINFIGGDALYGRHWGCIEDHPFLHFEVCYHQAIDFAIAKGLKRVEAGAQGEHKLARGYMPVTTHSAHFITHPGLARAVGDYLQRERRDVEETGEILAEHGPFRKGERQDD, from the coding sequence CGGCGGCGTCTACAATCCCTTCCTCTCGCATGCCTATCTCTCGGCTCTCGAGGAATCTGGATCGGCAACCGCCAAGACCGGCTGGCTCGGCCAACATCTGCTTCTCGAGGGGGCGGACGGGCATCTGCGCGGCGGCCTTGTCTGCTACCTGAAGAACCACAGCCAGGGTGAATATGTCTTCGATCATGGCTGGGCCGACGCTTTCGAGAGGGCGGGCGGGCACTATTATCCGAAGCTGCAAAGCTCCATTCCCTTCACGCCGGCCACCGGACCGCGACTGCTTGCGGCGCCGGGTGAAAACCAGGGCGCCGTTCAGGATGCGCTCGCCGCGGGGTTGAAGGAGCTTGCGCGCAGACACGATGTCTCCTCGGCGCACGTGACCTTCGTGCCGGAGGCTGAAATGCCGGCGCTCGAGCGGGCCGGCTTCCTGCATCGCACCGACCAGCAGTTCCATTTCACCAACGAAGGCTACGGATCGCACGCCGATTTCCTGGAAACCCTGGCCTCACGCAAGCGCAAGGCGCTCAAGAAGGAACGCAGGGCGGCGCTCGAAAACGGCATCTCGATCGACTGGCTGACCGGCAGCGACCTGACGGAGGCGATCTGGGACCAGTTCTTCGCCTTCTACATGGACACCGGCGGGCGCAAGTGGGGCCGTCCCTATCTGACACGCGCCTTCTATTCGCTGATCGGCGAGCGCATGGCCGACGATATCCTGCTTGTGATGGCGCGCCGCGACGGCCGCTACATTGCCGGTGCGATCAACTTCATCGGCGGTGACGCGCTCTACGGCCGCCACTGGGGCTGCATCGAGGACCACCCATTCCTGCATTTCGAGGTCTGCTATCACCAGGCGATCGACTTCGCGATCGCCAAAGGGCTGAAGCGGGTCGAGGCCGGCGCGCAAGGCGAACACAAGCTTGCGCGCGGCTACATGCCGGTCACCACGCATTCCGCGCATTTCATCACGCATCCGGGGCTCGCCCGCGCGGTCGGCGACTATCTGCAGCGCGAGCGCAGGGATGTGGAGGAAACCGGCGAGATTCTTGCAGAACACGGGCCTTTCCGCAAAGGTGAGCGGCAAGACGACTGA